TGTAATAGGCTTGAGCTACAGCAGTGTTTGGTTTGTGGCTTCCCGGCGGTGATACACTCTCATTTTTGTAAAAGATCTTTGCAGGTGTTTGAAGGTACTCTTCCAGATTTCTCGCTCTATGAAGAGGTGTAGGTCTCCACAAAGAGTAAACTTTGAGGACATCCTCAGGCACATTTATCCACTCTTCATCGGAAACTTCCTGCTCCACTATAGGTTCGGGAAATATGGCGAGAAGCTTTTCCGGATTTACTGGCTTACCAGTTTGGGGATCAATAGGGGGATCTAAAGGTCTTGGAAGGTATGGAGTAATGTTAAACCAGCTTTTGGGTATCTCCTCCTCCGATAGCAAAATCTTCATCCTTTACCTCCTCATCTCCATTATATAACAATCTCGCTTCACAGCTTGAACTTACGCTCTTACCTTTTTTCTCCACGTATAGAGTACCCCAACTGTGGAGAGAAAGAAGTACATTCCTTAGCTCTTTGCCTATGGGTGTGAGAGCATACTCAACCTTTGGAGGCACTTGAGGATAAAGTATCCTGTTTATTATGCCATCCTGCTCAAGTTCCCTAAGCTGTTTGGTAAGCATCCTCTGGGTTATGCCCTTTATGGATCTCATAAGCTGAGAGAACCTTTTTGGTCCATCCATAAGCTCTTTGATGATCAGAAACTTCCACTTTCCTCCTATTACGCTAAGTGTCACTTCAATGGGACACTCGCTCATAATACACCTCCTATAGTTACCTTTTTGTAAGTATATCACAAAATTGTAAGTACTTGACAAAAGATAATTAAAGGGTAAAATGGCTATAAGCGAGGAGGTAAAAAAATGAGCGTCTTTTCTCAGCTCACCATTCGCGGTGTTACTCTAAAGAATAGGATAGTTGTATCACCTATGTGCATGTACTCTTCGGAAGATGGTTTTTCTAATGAGTGGCATCTGGTTCATTTAGGCTCAAGAGCTGTGGGTGGTGCTGGGCTTATATTTACCGAGGCTACAGCGGTAGAACCAAGAGGCAGGATCTCCCCTGTTGATCTTGGTATTTACAAGGACGAGCATGTAGAAGGACTCAAAAGGATAGTGGATTTTTGCCATAACTTTGGATCTAAAGTAGGAGTGCAGCTCGCTCATGCAGGCAGAAAGGCTGAGGACTATGCACCATGGGAAAGAGATGAAAGGAAAGTGAAAGGTTCAAAACACGCAATAGCACCAAGCCCTATACCTTACGGTAAAGATTGGCATGTGCCAAAGGAGATGAACGAGGAAGATATACAGAGCGTGCAAAAAGCCTTTGAAGAGGCTGCAAAGAGAGCAGTCTCTGCAGGCTTTGATATCATTGAAGTTCATGCTGCACACGGTTATCTCATTCACGAATTCCTCTCTCCTCTTTCTAACAGGAGAAGCGATATATACGGAGGAAGCTTAGAAAACAGAGAAAGATTTTTGGTAGAGATAGTGCGAAAGATAAGGAAAGTAATACCTGACAGCATGCCACTCTTTGTAAGACTTTCATGCGTTGATCACGTGGAAGGTGGCTGGAACTTAGAAGATAGCATACATTTGGCGAAAAGGTTAAAAGATGAGGGCTGTGATGTGATAGATTGCTCCTCGGGAGGTATAGTGGAGGATGAGAAAGTTCAGGCATACCCGAGCTTTCAAGTGCCTTACGCTGAAAGGATAAAAAAGGAGGTTGGTATAATGACGATGAGCGTAGGTTTAATAACAACTTACGAGCAGGCTGAAGACATAATAGACAACTCAAGGGCTGATCTCGTGGCAATGGCAAGGGAATTTTTGAGAGATCCCTACCTACCCATGAGGTGGGCAAAAGCTCATGGAATAAAGCCTCAAGTCCCAAGACAGTATATAAGAGCGTGGTTATAAGGAGGTAATGGATCATGTTTGAACTGTATGTTAATGGTAAGCAGTATAAGGTTGACGCAGATGAAAAAACCCCCCTTCTGTGGGTTATAAGGGAACATATTGGGCTTACAGGAACAAAATTTGGCTGTGGAAAGGGTATATGCGGTGCATGCAGTGTGCTTTTGGAAGGAAATCCTATCAGATCCTGTATAACACCTGTCAGCTCAGCTCACAAAAAGAGAATAACCACCATAGAAGGCATACCCTCCAGCCATCCCATCAAGAGAGCATGGATAGAGCTTGAAGTTCCTCAATGTGGTTACTGTCAGCCTGGACAGATAGTGGAAGCTTACGCTCTTTTAAAGAGAAATCCCAGAGCAAGTACGGAAGAAATCGTCTCCGTGATGTCCTCCCACCTTTGTAGGTGTGGGACTTATGGGAGAATACTAAAAGCTGTACAAAGAGCGCAAAAACTTATGGGGGTCAAATCATGATAGATAGGAGAGAGTTTTTAAAAGTGGGCAGTTTAGGTATAGGTATCTTTCTGATACCTAATGGCTTTAGGCTTTTAAAGGCATCCGAAGTTTCACAACTTCAGCCAGTTCTTTGGGCAAGCATAACAAAGGATAATTACCTGACTTTACTTATAAACAAATCAGAAATGGGTCAGGGTGTATATACAGGTCTTGCCATGATAGTAGCTGACGAACTTGACTTTCCATGGAAAAGGGTGAAAGTGCGATCAGCTCCTGCGGGTAACGTTTATATAGATAAAAAGATGGGCGCACAGCTCACAGGTGGTAGTACGAGCGTGAGGAACATGTATGAATTTTTACGGCTTTTGGGAGCATCTATGAAAGACATGCTCCTTACGAGCGCCTCAAAAGAGTGGAAAGTACCTAAGGATAAGCTTGTTGCACATGCCGGATATATCACTGATGGAAAAAAGAAATTGAGCTACGGTGAACTTTGGGAAAAGGCTATTAAACTGCCTGTACCAAAGAACCCCAAACTGAAAGATCCTTCCGAATTTGTGTATATAGGTAAAGGAGTTCCGAGGATAGACACGCCTGATAAAGTGGAAGGTAAAGCTGTATTCGGTATAGATGTGAGAGTCAAAGACATGGTTTACGCTGTAGTAGAGAGACCCCCCTATTTTGGTGCTAAGGTAAAATCTTACGATGCATCATTGACAAAGCAGCTAAGCGGTGTTCTTGATGTATTCCCCGTATCTTCTGGTGTGGCTGTATGTGCAAAAACCTTTGAGTCTGCGCTTTCTGGAAGGGAGAAGCTGCGTGTAGAGTGGACACAGAGTCCTTTAGACGGCTTTGATGATGATAAACTATACAGTTACTATCTTGAAATGCTCAAAAAGAGTGGAGCGATTGCAAGGAGAGATGGTGACCCCGAAGGGAAACTCGCTAGCTCAGGTATAAAAGTGGAATCCCTTTATGTGCTTCCTTATCTGTATCATGCCACTATGGAGCCTATGGCTTGTGTAGCTGACGTAAGGGATGATAGATGTATCGTATACGCACCTATTCAAGCTCAAACGTGGGCTTTAAAAGTAGCGAAGGAAGTCACCGGTTTACCTGAGGACAAAATAGAGGTTTATACCACGTATCTTGGAGGAGGATTCGGTAGAAAATCCAATGTAGAATTTGTAAAGGAAGCTGTGGAGATATCAAGAAGGATCAAAAAACCTGTAAAGCTCATATACACAAGGGAAGATGATGCAAAATCTGGTTGGTACAGACCTATGAATGCTACACTACTCAAGGGAGCGATTGACAAAAATGGTAAACTGATAGCCCTTTATCATAAAATAGCCGTTCCCGCCGTATTTGAGTGGGCTGGAAGACCTTCAAAAATAGACAGAGCAGCTGTGGAAGGTATAGAGAATATGTTTTACGATATACCTAACGTGCATGTAGAATTTGTTAAGGTTGATTTACCTATTCCTGTATGGTTTTGGAGGTCCGTAGGAAGTACGCATAATGCCTTTACACTTGAAACGTTCATTGATAGGCTTGCCAGAGCTGGTAAAAGAGATCCAGTAGATCTGAGACTTGAAATGCTAAAAAATCATGAAAGGGCGCAGAAAGTTATAGAAGTTGTAGCTCAAAAGGCAGGATGGGGCAAAAAACCCAAATACGGAGAAGCTATGGGTATGGCTTATCACTTTTCCTTTGGCAGTCATGTAGCGCAGGTAGTGGAAGTTTCACTTAATAAAGAAACGGGACAGGTAAAGGTGCATAGAGTAGTATGCGCAATAGACATTGGTCCCGTTGTTGTCCATCCCGATCTACTCATCTCACAAGTGGAGAGTGCTATAAATATGGGACTTAGCGCCGCGCTCAAAGAAAGAGTTAGCTTTTCAAAGAAAGGACCTCAGAGCCTCAACTTTGACACTTACCCACTTCTTACTATGGCTGAATCTCCGCAGGTGGAAGTTCACATAGTTAAAGGGGAAGGTCCGATGGGAGGAGTTGGTGAACCAGGGCTTCCTCCTGTAGCTCCTGCAGTTGCTAACGCACTACTTTGGGGATACGGTATAGAAGTTAATAGACTTCCTATGACACCTGAGTATGTAAAGAGCCTTCTCTGAGGAGGAATGGTATATGGTTGAATACGTGAGTATACCAAAAACGGATATTAAAGTATCCAGAGTGGGCATAGGTACATGGGCGATAGGGGGGTGGATGTGGGGTGGTACAGACACAGAAAACGCAATAAAAGCACTTTTGAGAGCTTTTGATATGGGATTGAATCTTGTAGATACAGCACCGGTTTACGGATTTGGACTTTCAGAGGAGATAGTTGGTAAGGCTATAAAGGAATATGGAAAAAGGGATAAGGTGGTAATAGCCACAAAAGTCGGATTAGAGTGGACCCCTGACGGTAAGGTATGTAGAAACGCGAGTAAAGGTAGGATATTTAAAGAGCTTGAGGAATCCCTTAAGAGGCTTAGGACGGATTACATAGATATATACCAGGTGCATTGGCCTGACCCTAAAGTACCTTTTGAGGAAACAGCTGAAGCCATGCTCAAGCTTTACGAAGATGGAAAAATAAGAGCTATAGGCGTAAGCAATTACTCTCCTAAACAGATGGATGTTTTTAAGAGCATTGCGCCCCTTCACGTATGTCAACCACCTTACAATCTCTTTGAGAGAGATATAGAAAAAGATGTTTTACCCTACTGCGAACGAGAGGGTATACTTATGTTATTTTATGGAGCTATATGCAGAGGGCTTCTCAGCGGAAAGATAAATAAAAAAACGATGTTTGAAGGTGATGACCTCAGAAAAATAGATCCCAAGTTTCAGGAACCTCTCTTTTCTCAGTATCTGTCTACTGTGGAAGAACTTGATAAGTTTGCAAGAGAGAGATATAGTAAGCGTGTAATACACCTTGCTGTTAGGTGGCTTTTAGATAAAAGCCAGCTTGGTGTAGCTTTATGGGGTATTAGAAGATCTCAGCAGTTGGATGATATACCTGCAGTCTTTGGATGGAGGATCACATCACAGGACATGCAACTGATAGACGAGATACTTAAAAGCCATATTAAACAGGCTGTAGGACCTGAGTTTATGGCACCTCCTGTAACTTGCTGACATACCATGATAGAGGTGAAACTGCCTTTTTTGGAGCATATAGGTGCTGCTTTGGAGGAACTTTCTCAAGAGTGTGCGGTTCTTACCATAGATACTCAGAAGTATCATCTTCAGCATCTTGGTTTTGTTCACGGTGGAGTGATCTCCAGCCTCGCGGACAATACTGGCTGGTATGCGGTTATAGCAAACCTACCTGAGAATAAGACAGCGGTAACAATTGAAATCAAGATAAACTACCTAAAACCTGCAAAGGAAGGCAAATTGAAAGCTATAGGAAGAGTCGTAAAGATGGGCAAAAGGGTCGCCTTTGCTGTGGTTGAACTATACTCTAAAGAGGATCTCGTGGCATATGCCACGGGAACTTATGCCATACTTGATTACAATCTTTGAGGAGGTATGACATGAAGGAATGTCTCAAACTCATAAGTGAGAGAAGATCTATAACCTTCTTTGATCCTACAAGAGATGTGCCTGATGAGATCATAAAAGAGATACTTGAGATCTCATCTACCGCACCTTCCGGATACAACATACAGCCATGGGAAGTTATAGTGGTCAAAGATAAAGAAAAAAAGAAGCAACTCAAGGATATATGCT
Above is a window of Hydrogenobacter sp. DNA encoding:
- the namA gene encoding NADPH dehydrogenase NamA, encoding MSVFSQLTIRGVTLKNRIVVSPMCMYSSEDGFSNEWHLVHLGSRAVGGAGLIFTEATAVEPRGRISPVDLGIYKDEHVEGLKRIVDFCHNFGSKVGVQLAHAGRKAEDYAPWERDERKVKGSKHAIAPSPIPYGKDWHVPKEMNEEDIQSVQKAFEEAAKRAVSAGFDIIEVHAAHGYLIHEFLSPLSNRRSDIYGGSLENRERFLVEIVRKIRKVIPDSMPLFVRLSCVDHVEGGWNLEDSIHLAKRLKDEGCDVIDCSSGGIVEDEKVQAYPSFQVPYAERIKKEVGIMTMSVGLITTYEQAEDIIDNSRADLVAMAREFLRDPYLPMRWAKAHGIKPQVPRQYIRAWL
- a CDS encoding TrpB-like pyridoxal-phosphate dependent enzyme (catalyzes the formation of L-tryptophan from indole and L-serine), whose protein sequence is MKILLSEEEIPKSWFNITPYLPRPLDPPIDPQTGKPVNPEKLLAIFPEPIVEQEVSDEEWINVPEDVLKVYSLWRPTPLHRARNLEEYLQTPAKIFYKNESVSPPGSHKPNTAVAQAYY
- a CDS encoding xanthine dehydrogenase family protein molybdopterin-binding subunit gives rise to the protein MIDRREFLKVGSLGIGIFLIPNGFRLLKASEVSQLQPVLWASITKDNYLTLLINKSEMGQGVYTGLAMIVADELDFPWKRVKVRSAPAGNVYIDKKMGAQLTGGSTSVRNMYEFLRLLGASMKDMLLTSASKEWKVPKDKLVAHAGYITDGKKKLSYGELWEKAIKLPVPKNPKLKDPSEFVYIGKGVPRIDTPDKVEGKAVFGIDVRVKDMVYAVVERPPYFGAKVKSYDASLTKQLSGVLDVFPVSSGVAVCAKTFESALSGREKLRVEWTQSPLDGFDDDKLYSYYLEMLKKSGAIARRDGDPEGKLASSGIKVESLYVLPYLYHATMEPMACVADVRDDRCIVYAPIQAQTWALKVAKEVTGLPEDKIEVYTTYLGGGFGRKSNVEFVKEAVEISRRIKKPVKLIYTREDDAKSGWYRPMNATLLKGAIDKNGKLIALYHKIAVPAVFEWAGRPSKIDRAAVEGIENMFYDIPNVHVEFVKVDLPIPVWFWRSVGSTHNAFTLETFIDRLARAGKRDPVDLRLEMLKNHERAQKVIEVVAQKAGWGKKPKYGEAMGMAYHFSFGSHVAQVVEVSLNKETGQVKVHRVVCAIDIGPVVVHPDLLISQVESAINMGLSAALKERVSFSKKGPQSLNFDTYPLLTMAESPQVEVHIVKGEGPMGGVGEPGLPPVAPAVANALLWGYGIEVNRLPMTPEYVKSLL
- a CDS encoding helix-turn-helix domain-containing protein: MSECPIEVTLSVIGGKWKFLIIKELMDGPKRFSQLMRSIKGITQRMLTKQLRELEQDGIINRILYPQVPPKVEYALTPIGKELRNVLLSLHSWGTLYVEKKGKSVSSSCEARLLYNGDEEVKDEDFAIGGGDTQKLV
- a CDS encoding (2Fe-2S)-binding protein, translated to MFELYVNGKQYKVDADEKTPLLWVIREHIGLTGTKFGCGKGICGACSVLLEGNPIRSCITPVSSAHKKRITTIEGIPSSHPIKRAWIELEVPQCGYCQPGQIVEAYALLKRNPRASTEEIVSVMSSHLCRCGTYGRILKAVQRAQKLMGVKS
- a CDS encoding aldo/keto reductase, yielding MVEYVSIPKTDIKVSRVGIGTWAIGGWMWGGTDTENAIKALLRAFDMGLNLVDTAPVYGFGLSEEIVGKAIKEYGKRDKVVIATKVGLEWTPDGKVCRNASKGRIFKELEESLKRLRTDYIDIYQVHWPDPKVPFEETAEAMLKLYEDGKIRAIGVSNYSPKQMDVFKSIAPLHVCQPPYNLFERDIEKDVLPYCEREGILMLFYGAICRGLLSGKINKKTMFEGDDLRKIDPKFQEPLFSQYLSTVEELDKFARERYSKRVIHLAVRWLLDKSQLGVALWGIRRSQQLDDIPAVFGWRITSQDMQLIDEILKSHIKQAVGPEFMAPPVTC